From Paenibacillus sp. PvR098:
CACATCGGATTTAGCGACTGCAAGCGGTGCTTTCTTGATGATACTTTCAGGTGCAACACATCCTATGGTAGGCGTGTTTGCGCCTTTATCAACCGGTTGTTCTCCAGCCTTCACCGGGTTACCCGAACCGACTGAAGAAGCCGGCTTTTCGCTGTCTTTGCCTTGATCCTTACTACCCTGTGCGTTTTTGCCATCGGTAGAGCCATTGTTGCCCGCCACTGCACCACCAGCGCCAGTTTGATCTTTCTTATTTTCCGTACCGTTTTCTGAAGCCATTCCATCTTTTACATCACTTGCTTGCTGATACAGGAAAACGGATCGGGTAGGCTCGTCCCACTTAACTTCCACACCAAGATTCTCGCTTACGAAACGGATAGGGAGCATCGTGTTTCCCTCAATAATGGTCGGAGCGGTCTCGAGCATATAAGATTTGCCGGCAACCATTGCTTGCTTTTTGTCAATAAACAACTGGATGTTGATACCCTCTTTGTCCACCGACACTTTACGCACCTTAGGATCCCAAGAAACCTTGGAGCCAAGCGACTCCGCGATAACACGGATCGGCACAATCGTATTATCATTTACGATACGGGGAGCCACCTCGGGGACCAATTGCTTGCCGTTCATAAACAGCTGGATCGACGGAGCAGCGGCCATCGCAAGTACAGGCATCAACAGGAGTGACAAGAGCAACATAGTGAACCACGCAGTTAAAACTTTCATCATGCACCTCAATTTGTAATTTGGTCTATGTGGAATGCCGAAAGGTTTTGTTGCTTTCGGACGGCAAAAGGAAGACGGTGGTGAAATCTACCATTATATTAGACTATCCTTTCGCAAAAAAGTTGCACCTTTGGCGAATTTAGCTGAAAAACATAGAAAAACGAAAAAAACCGAAGGCTATGTGCCCTCGGTCTATCATTTGCTTTCAAATTCTATGCAATTTGGCGGCTTATCGACCGCTGCAGCAGATCCCTGAACTGATTGCCTGAGAGTACTTCCTCTGCTATCAAGATATCAAGCGATTGCTCGAATACTTCGCGGTGCTGCTCCAGCAACCGCCTTGTAGCTGTCGTCAATTGCTCCAGAATAGCTGCATTTTCCTTCATCAGCTCTTCCTTTGTTACCATATCCCTATCGATGATCCCAAGTCTGGTAAGTCCGGAATCCATCATGGTTCGGACCATGTTCAGCGCTTGCTCGAAGTCGTTCCTCGACCCCGTGCTGCGACCGCCGTAGAACATTTCTTCTGCGACCGCGCCTCCAAGTGCAATCATGATTTGATGCTCGATTTGCTCCTTGGTGTATAAATATTGATCCTGCTGAGGGTTATGCCTTACAAAGCCGAGCGCCTTCCCCCGCGGACTCAGCGAGACCTGCGATACCGAGCCCGGCCTTACCAGCTCCGCTGCAATAGCATGTCCAAGCTCGTGCAAGGCCACGCGCTCCCGCTCTTCCTTTGTCGATTCGCGGTCCGTTTTCTCACCAAGCATGACCTTGTCGACCGCCAAAGACAAATGCTGCTGGCCGATCTTATCAGCCTCATCACGCATCGCATAGATGGCAGCTTCGTTCATAACGCTCTCGAGCTGGGCTCCGGAGAAGTGAAAGGTTTCCCTCGCGATCAGCTCCATATCAATCGTATCCGAAAGTGGTTTGTTTTTCGCATGGATGTTTAATATATGGAGACGGCCTTTTTTATCCGGAAGATCAACTTCAATATGCCGGTCAAAACGTCCGGGACGAAGCAGCGCCGGGTCGAGCATTTCTTTCCGGTTGGTCGCGGCCATAATCAGCACGCGCGGCGTTTCGCTTGTATGAATCCCGTCCATCTCTGTTAAAAGCTGATTTAACGTCTGGTCGTATTCCCGATGCTGACCGCCATCACGCTTGCCGCCGATCACATCAATTTCGTCGATAAAGACAATGGCACTTTCTTTATTCTCTTTGGCCGCACGGGTCCGAGCTTCTTTGAACATATCTCGAATACGGCTTGCACCAACACCGACATACATCTCAACAAATTCACTGCCTGACGCAGCCATAAATACCGAATTCGTATAGTGAGCAGCAGCCTTCGCCATGAGCGTTTTCCCCGTTCCCGGTGGTCCCGTCAGTAATATCCCTTTTAGAGGACGAATGCCAAGCCGCTGAATATCCTCTGCACGTATCAAGAAATCGAGAGCTTCCTTAAGCTCCCCTTTTGCCCGGTCCTGTCCTCCGATTTCGTCAAAGGTCATGTAGCTAGGGGCTTTGCTCCTCGCTTTACGCTCCGAACCTACATTCATGCCATTTCGTGCACGCGACATATACAAGAAAGTTCCCAAAATAGCTGCCATAAAAACAATAGGTATCATATTGATGCCAAGAAAAAACAAGAATGCAATGAGAACAGGGACAACTCCGATTAATATTTCCTTACCGTATTTACTCATTAGTCCACACTCCCAGCTTTGCAGGTGTTCTTGGAAGTATAACGTACTTGCTGTTATTACCGTCCGTTATCGTAATGTACACAAACTTATCATCCATTTCGGACGCAGCTTTCACACCTTCGCTTTTGGCCGAACGCTCCTCTAGTGTTTTTGGAATTTGCGCATACTGCTTCGTTTCCATGGCTTGAGCCACTTCAAACAGTGCAGATGACCACCACTGCTCCAGCCGCTCTGACGGCTCGTTCACTACCTTCAGCTTTAACTCTCTGCTGCCGAGCGTAGAACGCCCCTCGTTCTGGATATTTCGGTATACTTCACGAAGACTTGTGCCTGGAGCAACCTTAAGCTCCAGCTCTGCTTCGCTTCCCGATAATTTTATAGCTTCAAGTTCAACGCCAGGTATTGCCGACACCACTTTTTCAAGAGGGCTTTCCATAGCGTAGCTTTGATATGCGAAGTAGCCGCCAAATAGCAAGGAGGCCGAAACAAGAACACTCAATACAACGGGTAAAAGACGCAGTTTCAAATGAACGTCCCCTTCCAAAATAATATATCATAATTAACATACTCATAGTATATCATATGATATATACGATTGTTGATGTAATGTGTGGAAAATACGTGAATTCTGAATCTAATAAAACCGCGAAGGCATCGCTTCATCAGCTTGCTCCCTCGCGGCTTCTAGTTTCAAACCTGCCGTTATTGTGTGGATAACCGCCACGTATCGATCGGCTGTCCGTCTTTAAACGTATAAAAATCGTAAAAATATTGAACGCGCGACGCGCCTTCTACTTTCATTTTATAGAACACTTCCCACACCGGCTGTCCGTCTTGAATGCCAAGCATTGTCCTGAGCACGTCCGCATGAGGATGCTTGGCTTTTACCATCTCTTTCGCCTGATCGGCATTCAGCCCAGCAGTTCCCATTTCGGTACGTATTTCATCATCGGACACCCACACATAAACTGGCTGCCCGATTTTGTCTTCCCCGTAGATGACAGTGTACGATTTATCGCTTACAAATCGCTCCACTTTAATCGCTTTAGCCAATAAGGTCTTCTCATATGCCGTTTGAACCGCCATTCGTTGAACGTTCCACTCCTTGTTCGTTACTGCACGAAAGGCTAAGATCATCCCGATGCATAAAACTGCCGCCGCGATCATCGAAATCGCGGCGATCTTCCAGCTTTTCCTCACCGACGACTCTCTCCCTCCTACTCGTTATCCTGAAGTTAACCGTTCAAAGCATTGCTGCGCTTCAAATTTAATTTTTTCCTCATCCAGCGTTAGACACTCGCCTTTTCTAACGACCCAGCGACCGTCGATGCAGACATCAGTGACATCTCTTGAGCTCGCTGCATAAACCATATGAGAAATAAAATTCGTACGCGGGAAATAATGAGGCTGATCCATATCCAGCGCAATGAAGTCCGCCTTCATGCCGGGCTGCAGCGCACCTACATCATGAAGCCATATCGATTTAGCCCCATACAGTGTCCCAAGCTTCAAAGCTTCAGCAGCCGGAACAGCAACAGGATCCCCGGTGACACCCTTATGAATCAACGCAGCTAAACGGATTTCCTCCAGCATATCCAGGTTATTGTTGCTGGCCGCGCCGTCCGTACCCAGCGAAACAATGACGCCAGCCTTGAGCAGTTCAGGTACGCGGGCCACTCCGCTTGCTAGCTTCAGGTTGCTTCCCGGATTATGAGAGATACGTACGTCATACTGCTTTAAGACGGCAATTTCCTCATCCGTCAGGTGAACTCCATGCGCGACAAGCGTCGGTCTTGAGAACACGCCCAGCTTCTCCAAATGCGCTACAGGTCTTGCCCCATACTGCTGCACATTCTCCTCCACTTCTCTAGCCGTTTCTGACATATGGATATGGATTGGAAGATTTAAGTCGTGTGCGGCCTGTACAATTCTTTCAATATAATCCGGAGGGCAAGTATACGGTGCATGCGGAGACATCATCGCTGTAATCCGGCCTTCCGCTTGTCCGTGCCACTCTTTAGCGAATTGAATCGCCTCGGCCAGCTTGGCATCCTGTTCCTCACGGGAGCATAAGCCAATTACGCCGCGGGTCAGACACGCACGCATGCCACTTTCGACCGCAGCCTCCGCTACTTCGTTCATATGGTCATACATATCAACAAACGATGTCGTACCGCCCTTCAACATCTCCAGCACGGAAAGGTTGGTGCCTGTCCGGACATCGTGCGCGGTAAACTTTCCTTCGATCGGCCACATTTTCTCCTGCAGCCATACCTGAAGCGCCAAATCGTCCCCATAGCCCCGCAGGAGCGACATCGCTGCATGTCCATGCGTATTGACTAAACCGGGCATGAACAGCTTCCCCGTCCCGTCGATCCGTTCATCGAAGGTTGCTTCCGGATCGGGCGCCTGCTCCCCTATATATGTAATTCGATTTCCTTCCATTGTCATAAATCCGCGAATGACGGGGTTACCTTCATCCATTGTAATGAAAGTGCCGTTCTCAATGATTGTTTTCTTCATTAGTTAAATTCCCTTCCCCTTCGATTACAATCCCGATTTCAATGTACAACTTCAGCGTTCCAAAATCAAGCAAAGGTATATTTTCAAACACATGAATCACTACATAGAAGAAGCTCATTTTTCATATCCTAACTCGACAAACTTTCATTGCTTTCCATGCGTATATTGTGTTATTTTTATTTTTGTGAAATTTACCGTCAAATTTCTACATAATCTTGCTTGCTACAATAAATATTCTATTATTCATTAGATTTTCGGGAGGCTATAAGCTATGCTTTTTAGTAAAAAAAACGATACGGACTTTCTTCTCCTACTCATCAAAGCGTCAGAAAACACACTGCATGCGGCTCAGATGTTTCGCAACGCAGTTATGGGAGATCAGCCTCCGGCTACATTCTACCCGCAGCTGAAGGATCTGGAGAATAAAGGCGATGAAATCACGCATCAAATTTTCAAAGGTCTGAATAAAGTGTTCATCACTCCAATCGACCGCGAGGATATTATGGAGCTTGCCTCTAAGGTAGACGATGTCATGGACGGGATCGAAGCTACAATTGCACGTTTTGATTATTTGAACATCACCGTATCTGACAAATATATGAAAGAATTCTCCGCGGTTATCGTGGCCAGCTGTCAGCACATCCTAGATGCGTTCAAGCTGCTTTCCAAAAAGAAGTACATGCAGCTCACGGAACACACGGTTCAGATTAACAGCTTGGAAAATGAAGCCGACCGCCTGATGCGCGAAGGTATTCGTGAGATTTTTACTAATCCGAAGGATCCATATCATGATTTCAAGCTAAAAGAACTTTACGAGCGTTTGGAGCAGACGACCGACGCATGCGAAGACGTAGCCAATATTCTGGAGAGCGTCGTGTTGAGATATTCCTGAGTCGCCGCACGGGTTACTTAGGAATTTCCCAGTATGCTTAGGAGGACATTATGTTAACCATTCTTATCATCATCGTAGCCTTGGCACTGATCTTTGATTTTATTAACGGATTTCACGATACGGCCAACGCTATCGCAACCTCCATTTCAACAAGAGCACTGTCGCCGCGTTTTGCCGTGCTTTACGCAGCCGTATTAAATTTTATCGGAGCATTGTTTTCTTCGGAAGTTGCCAAAACGGTCGGCGGAAGCGTAGCGAATCCGGCTGCGATCGAAAACGGCATGTATATCGTTATCGCAGCATTAATCTCGGCCATCATATGGAATCTGCTCACTTGGTATTACGGTATTCCTTCATCATCGTCCCATACGCTGATCGGGTCGCTGGCTGGAGCTGTTATTGCGGGAGCTGGTTTAAGCGGGGTCAATTGGTCAGGGTTTCAGCAGATCGTCCTTATACTCATCTTATCGCCGATCATCGCATTTGGTACGGGTATTCTCATCATGTGGATCATCCGTAAGCTGATCTTGCTTAGAGGAAATCAATCACGTTCAAAGCTCAACCGTACCTTCCGCAGCTTTCAGGTAATATCCGCTGGGTTGCTCTCGTTTTCTCATGGTGGTAACGATGCGCAGAAGGCGATGGGAATTATCGTGTTCGCATTGGTTGCCATGGGTTACCAAACGGATTTGGAAGTTCCTCTCTGGGTAAAGCTCTCGGCAGCTACCGCAATGGGACTCGGGACTTCGATCGGTGGTTGGAAAATTATTAAGACGGTGAGCAAAAAGCTGCTCAAGATTGAGCCGATCAATGGCTTTGCCTCCGACTTGAACTCATCGATCATCATCCAGACCTCCACCTACCTTGGGATGCCGTTATCAACGACCCACGTCATTTCATCATCGATTATCGGTACCGGTTCCGTTATGCGGTTCCACGATGTCAAGTGGGGCACGGTAACTCGAATGGTTATGACATGGGTGATTACGATCCCGATCAGTATGGTGCTTGCCTTCTTAATTTACAAAATCATCTTCTCATTTACATTGTAAAAATAAAGCCCGGGTGCAAAGAATTTTGCCCCGGGCTTTATACGTTAATCCAAAAGTTACTCCAAATAATAAGCCAAGCTTTGCAGCTCGGTAGTGAAATCTGCATGATGAACGCGAATCTCACCCGGCACCTTGATAATCATCGGGGCGAAATTAAGAATCGCTTCCACACCCGCTTCAACAAACTGGTTAGCCACCTGCTGCGCCTCTATGGCTGGAACCGTAATAATCCCGATACGCACTTTAAATTCCTGCAGCGTATCTCCAAGCTCATCCATCGGCTTTACCTTCAGGTTGTTGATGGATTCCCCGATTTTCGCTTGTTGTGAGTCGAACACAGCCACGATTTTCATATTATCCTTAAGATAGGCATTATAATTGCAAAGCGCCCGACCGAGATTCCCCGCGCCGACCAATGCGACCGGAATCACCTTATCCAGCTTCAATATTTGTCGGATTTTTTCGATCAAATAGTCAACATCGTATCCGATACCCTTTTTCCCGAATTCCCCAAAATAGGCTAAATCCTTGCGAATTTGCGCAGGGTTTAAATCCAGCTTTTGTCCAAAATCCTGCGAGGACACCGTTTGTACATTTTTCTTGCTTAGCTCATTCAAAAACCGAAGATATATCGGAAGACGACGAACGACCGCTTCGGATATTTTTAGAGTTTTCATGCTTCATTTCCACCCATCCACTGCTTTATTCTTGGTACTAGCTGATTCGAATTCATGTGCTCAATTTTCGGACCAGGCAGCGAATATAAGAAATACTTGCCGTAATTCGTATCGATAACGCGCGTATCGTATATAATGACAATTCCTTTGTCCGATGCTGTACGCACTAGACGTCCGAAGCCTTGTTTAAAGCGAATGACCGCTTGCGGTACAGACAGTTTCATGAAAGGATTCAGGTTCTTTTGCTTAAGCTTTTCCGTCTTCGCTTCGACGAGCGGATGGTTGGGAGGCTGAAATGGAAGTCTGACGATCGCTAAACAGCTAAGCGCATCCCCGGGAATATCGACCCCTTCCCAGAAGCTGCTCGTTCCGAGCAGTACACTGGCGGAACTATTCTGAAACAGACGCGTCAGCTTGCTTCGGTTACTGCTATCTACACCTTGACCCAACACGGTCACTCCGAATGGAGAAAGCATATCCTTCAGTCCCGCATGCACCGCTTTGAGCATTCGATTGGACGTAAAGAGCACCAGCATGCGGCCGCGCGTCTCGAGCGCCACCTCCGCAAGCGATGGCACCAATCGATCCAAAAACTCCTTCTCGCCGTTCGCTCCGCGCAGTGTAGGGAAATCCCGGGGGATGGCCACCAACGCCTGCTTGCGATAATTGAAGGGGGATGGCAACTGAACCGTTTTTAGCTTACTATTCGGTTCCCCGTCCTTAAGGCCCAGCTGCTCGCATGTGTAGTCAAACGACTTCCCTACCGAGAGTGTTGCTGAAGTCATAATTACGCTGTCCTTCACATCGAAAAAGTACTGCTTCAGCATTTCGCTGACATCAACCGGCACACAGAATAGCTGCAGCGATCGGTTCTTATTGTACATGCCTCCTTCGAGCCAGTACACGTAATTAGCGTCAGGTTGCGTCATGAAAAAATGAAGCGCATCCCGATGGCGGTAGAGCTCTTTCACGGTTCCTGTCAAATCAGTGATGGAGCTTTGCACATCGTACTCATCCTGAACCTCTTTGATTTCCGTAATCAGCTGATCAAGCCTCTTCAAAGCTTCGTTAAAATGAAGGTGCATGTTTTCTTCCAATATGGACAGCTTATCCCAACCGGTCGGGAGCGATTCCTTCTTCAGCCGGAACACAAGCGAGCTGCCCTCTGTTTGAGCTCCGTCGCTTTTTGAGGCAAGTAGATGGTAAAGCAATTCGCTCAGCTGCTCCCATTCCTCTTTAAGCAGCACAAGCTGCTCTACGGCCTGATCGATCTTGCTGCACCAGCCCTGTGACCGTTCGTCCTCAAACTTCTGCAGGCGAAAGCGCAAGGTGGAAAGCTGACCGGATCGGCTGTCTTTATACAGCCAGTGCAGGGTATTCATCAGTCCATGATAATGCAAGTCGATACCCAGGTGCTTGCCGGCCACTTCCTCAAAATGATGCGCTTCATCAATGACCAAATGCTTGTATGCCGGCAAAAGACGGTTTTCCGCCTTCGTGTCAGTGAACAGCATCGAATGGTTTGTAATGATGACGTCTGCCGTGTTAGCATCATGGCGGGCACGATGATAGAAACACTTTTTAAACCAGGGACATGTCCTGTTCAAGCACGAATCCGAATCACTCTCAACCGTTTGCCAGAATTGCCTTCCTTTATTTGCAAAGTGAAGCTCCTCATCATCCCCGCGCTTCGTCTCACCGAGCCAAACCACCATCTGACCGGCAGTAACCCTATCATCTCGTCCATTTTCAAAATCAAGCGTATTCAACTTCTGCTCAAATTTGCGCAAGCATAAATAATGGCTTCGGCCTTTTAAAACAGCGGCTTTAAAGCGGGAGGGAAACAATTCATCGAGCAACGGGAGGTCCCGCTCCCGCAGCTGTTCCTGAAGATTGATAGTATGGGTGCTTACAAGTATTTTTTTGTCTTGTTTTAAGCCGTAATAAAGAGATGGAATTAAATATCCAAGAGATTTGCCGGTTCCGGTTCCTGCTTCGATCATCAGATGCTGACCTTGCTCGAGAGCTGACTCAACTTCTTTGAGCATGGTTACCTGCGCCTCGCGGTCTTCGTAGGCATCAAACCGCTGCTTTAAGACCTGTTTCAACTGCTCGTAGAATGAACCAAAATCACCAGGCAGCTCGCCAGTCGCTTTCTCTTCCTGTTCCAGTTCTTCTCCCCAATCATTGACATTCAAAGCAAACTGACGGAAATAGCGGTCTGAATCCATATCAAGAGGATTATTTAGTTCTTTATATTGCCTCATTTCTTGGATAAACCAGCCAAAATCGTTTGTGGAATCCTCGAATATCATTTCTAATCTCTGTAGGGTGAGCAAAGGAAGCGATTGAAAGCGTTCCATGCACTGAAGCCAAATGAATGCCGTGGCTTCGGCATCGCTGTCAGCCTGATGGGGCCTTTCGTGCTCGATCCCGAAGGCATGACTAACCATGGAAAGTTGCAGACTAGATAAACCGGGATAAAGAATACGAAGAGCATCCATCGTATCCAATACTCTGCCGTCGAAAGGAAAATACCCGTGCTCATCCAAGGCCCGCTGCAGGAAAGCCAAATCGAAACCCGTATTATGTCCCACCAGAACAGCATCCTGCAGCAGCGGTACCATCTCAGCAATAACACTATCTAGGGGCTGAGAACCTTTTACCATCTTATCATCAATGCCGGTTAGCGCAGTAATTGAAGAAGGTATACTCATCCCCGGGTTGACGAGTGAAGTATACCTGTCTGTAATTTCATGATCGTTTATAATAAAGAGCCCGACCTGGATAATGCGATCCGCAGTCGTGCTCCCAGTCGTTTCAAAATCCAAAACCGCGAATTTCATTGATACGTGTCAATCCCTTCGTTCCCACTATCCTTTAAGGATAACAATACTACGGGCAAAAGGGAATAGCAAACTTATCCTGTGGTTCAAGATGATCCTCGAGCAATGCTGAAAGCGAATTGAAGTCCGCCCTTTTTCTCGCAGCAAACCCCCAAATCCAGCAGTGGTTGAATGCTGGCAGGATCCGTTCGGTAAGCCATATCGAAAAACTCGCATGCTTTCTCCATATTGTGCTTCTCCACTTGGATGCAGCCCATCGCATTATAGGAGATAGCTTTCATCTGCAAATTTTCCGTGAGCTGGGTCAAAAAATGAAAGTGCGTATAGCTCTCATTCGTTTCCCCTTTGCGCAGATAAGACATCGCAAGATAAATGCGAGCCAAGTTAAAATCTGGCTGAAGCTTGAGCAGCTTTTCGAATTCATGAATCGCTTCATCGAATAAATGAAGCTTATAATATCCTTGGCCGCGAACAAACCAATCCGTACGTTTGCCTGAAAATTCCGGGTCGAGAGGGTCGCTTCCGCCTAATGACACTCCCGTAACCCTGGAGAGCTCACCCAACTTTTCTTCGAACAGCAACCATTCCTCAATGCAAGCGTCGCTCATGACTCTTAACGCCCGCAGCTTATCCTGCAGTTGCTTCCTTTTGGTGCCTGTAGAGGACGGGTATTCCGATATCACATCATCGAGCATTTCGTTCATGGAAGCAAAAAGATGTTTGAACATGTCTCTAAACACCCACCTTACGCTTCTCGCTGACCAAGCTTAGGAGTTTCTGCCCTGCCGGCCCTCGACTTATTGTATCTTCATTGTGCGTCTACCCGTCCCGTTTCATTCCCTTTACAGCACCGTGGAATGAATTTCTTCCTTCAATACGCTGATGACTTTATTCTGATCTCCCATAATCGCAATATGTGGAGTATGCTTTCTCGCTTCTTCGTCGGACATCATGACATAAGATAATATAATTACCGTATCACCCGGATGTACCAATCTTGCTGCCGCTCCATTCAAGCAAACGACACCGGAGCCTCTAGGCCCGGGAATGATATATGTTTCGAATCGCGCTCCGTTGTTGTTGTTGACGATTTGAACTTTTTCGTTCGGAAGCATGTCGACGGTATCAAGCAGGTCCTGATCAATCGTAATGCTCCCAACATAGTTTAGGTTCGCTTCCGTTACGATAGCGCGGTGTATTTTGGATTTAAGCATGGTGCGAAACACGGCTTTCGCCTCCTGTATATAATTCTTACTTTACTATATGAAACAAACGGTTATCGATTAAACGGGTACGCCCGAATTTTACAGCCAAGGCCACGATGATCCGTTCAGCGTCCGACACAGCTTGGAGCGGCTCCAGCGCCGGATAGCTTAATACTTCGGCATAATCGATCTCAGCAAGCGGAGCTGTAAGAATGGTTGCGATCACGGCTTCCCGCAGCTCGTCCGCCGTAAGTCCATCACGCTTGTCCCGGATCATCCGTTCCGCAGCATCCAGCGCTTGAGACAGAACAACAGCCTGACGTCGCTCATCTTCGGTTAAGTATACGTTACGTGAGCTCATGGCCAATCCGTCGCTCTCACGAACCGTAGGGCACGGAATGATGGTTACCGGTATATTCAAATCAACGGCCATCTGCTCGATCACAGCTACCTGCTGAGCATCCTTCATCCCGAAATAAGCGCAATCCGGCTGAACGATATTCAGCAGCTTGGTTACTACCGTCGCCACGCCGTCAAAGTGCCCTGGACGCGAAGCCCCACAAAGCCGTTCGGTTACCCGCGCAACGGAAACGATCGTTTTGGTCGGAGTCGGGTACATCTCCTCTACCTGTGGGAAAAAGACGATATCCGTACCTGTAACACGAGCGATGGCCATATCTCGCTCCTCTTCTCTCGGATACCGGCTCAAATCCTCATTCGGTCCAAACTGAAGCGGATTAACAAAGATACTAAGAACAACAACATCGCACTCTCGCCGCGCGGCGTCAAGAAGTGATTGATGCCCTTGGTGGAGATAGCCCATTGTGGGTACGAAGCCGATCCTAGCCTTTGGATTACTCACTCTTGTCTGCCGGATCATTTGCCGAAGCTCTTGTATATGCTTTACGGTATGCATGGGAACGTTTTTCTCCGATCTGTTATCTTTTAGAGGAAGACGCGCTTCCATACAAGCTCGCCGCGAACTCTTCCTCCATACGGAACGAATGCTCTGGAGCTGGAAAACGGCGCTCCTTTACTTCGTCTACATATTGGCGGATACCGCTGCGGATCGAATCGCCTATCGATGCATACTGCTTCACAAAACGCTTGGGATGGGGCACTCCTCCATATCCGAGTATATCGTGAAACACCAGCACTTGACCATCACAAGCAGCGCCTGCGCCGATGCCGATGGTAGGAATGGATAGCTGTTCGGTAACATGTGCGGCAAGCTGATCCGTGACGAGCTCCAGTACAATCCCAAAAGCTCCGGCTTCCTCTAAAGCTTTAGCATCGTCCAGCAGCTTTTGTGCTGCTGCGGGCGTTTTTCCCTGTATCTTATAGCCCCCGATTTGATGAATGGATTGTGGCGTCAGCCCGATGTGACCCATAACTGGAATTCCTGCCTGGACTAAAGCTTTCACAGCAGGTACGATTTCCGCGCCACCTTCCATCTTTACCGCTTTGCTTAGCCCTTCCTGCATCAACCTAGCGGCATTCTTCAGCGTTTCATCGATGCTTCCGTGATAGGTCATGAAAGGTAAATCCGTTACGACAAAGGTCGTTTGAACAGCTCGAGTCACCGCTTTAGCATGATAAATCATATCAGTTAGAGTCACAGGAACGGTCGAATCGTAGCCAAGCACTACATTACCCAGTGAATCTCCGACCAGAATCACGTCAATCCCAGCCTGTTCCGCCAGTATGGCGGATGGATAATCGTAGGCCGTTATCATGCTGATCGGAACCCGGTCCTGCTTCATTTTTTGCAGCCTAGCCGTCGT
This genomic window contains:
- the dinG gene encoding ATP-dependent DNA helicase DinG, encoding MKFAVLDFETTGSTTADRIIQVGLFIINDHEITDRYTSLVNPGMSIPSSITALTGIDDKMVKGSQPLDSVIAEMVPLLQDAVLVGHNTGFDLAFLQRALDEHGYFPFDGRVLDTMDALRILYPGLSSLQLSMVSHAFGIEHERPHQADSDAEATAFIWLQCMERFQSLPLLTLQRLEMIFEDSTNDFGWFIQEMRQYKELNNPLDMDSDRYFRQFALNVNDWGEELEQEEKATGELPGDFGSFYEQLKQVLKQRFDAYEDREAQVTMLKEVESALEQGQHLMIEAGTGTGKSLGYLIPSLYYGLKQDKKILVSTHTINLQEQLRERDLPLLDELFPSRFKAAVLKGRSHYLCLRKFEQKLNTLDFENGRDDRVTAGQMVVWLGETKRGDDEELHFANKGRQFWQTVESDSDSCLNRTCPWFKKCFYHRARHDANTADVIITNHSMLFTDTKAENRLLPAYKHLVIDEAHHFEEVAGKHLGIDLHYHGLMNTLHWLYKDSRSGQLSTLRFRLQKFEDERSQGWCSKIDQAVEQLVLLKEEWEQLSELLYHLLASKSDGAQTEGSSLVFRLKKESLPTGWDKLSILEENMHLHFNEALKRLDQLITEIKEVQDEYDVQSSITDLTGTVKELYRHRDALHFFMTQPDANYVYWLEGGMYNKNRSLQLFCVPVDVSEMLKQYFFDVKDSVIMTSATLSVGKSFDYTCEQLGLKDGEPNSKLKTVQLPSPFNYRKQALVAIPRDFPTLRGANGEKEFLDRLVPSLAEVALETRGRMLVLFTSNRMLKAVHAGLKDMLSPFGVTVLGQGVDSSNRSKLTRLFQNSSASVLLGTSSFWEGVDIPGDALSCLAIVRLPFQPPNHPLVEAKTEKLKQKNLNPFMKLSVPQAVIRFKQGFGRLVRTASDKGIVIIYDTRVIDTNYGKYFLYSLPGPKIEHMNSNQLVPRIKQWMGGNEA
- a CDS encoding tetratricopeptide repeat protein, translated to MFKHLFASMNEMLDDVISEYPSSTGTKRKQLQDKLRALRVMSDACIEEWLLFEEKLGELSRVTGVSLGGSDPLDPEFSGKRTDWFVRGQGYYKLHLFDEAIHEFEKLLKLQPDFNLARIYLAMSYLRKGETNESYTHFHFLTQLTENLQMKAISYNAMGCIQVEKHNMEKACEFFDMAYRTDPASIQPLLDLGVCCEKKGGLQFAFSIARGSS
- the panD gene encoding aspartate 1-decarboxylase, producing the protein MFRTMLKSKIHRAIVTEANLNYVGSITIDQDLLDTVDMLPNEKVQIVNNNNGARFETYIIPGPRGSGVVCLNGAAARLVHPGDTVIILSYVMMSDEEARKHTPHIAIMGDQNKVISVLKEEIHSTVL
- the panC gene encoding pantoate--beta-alanine ligase — protein: MHTVKHIQELRQMIRQTRVSNPKARIGFVPTMGYLHQGHQSLLDAARRECDVVVLSIFVNPLQFGPNEDLSRYPREEERDMAIARVTGTDIVFFPQVEEMYPTPTKTIVSVARVTERLCGASRPGHFDGVATVVTKLLNIVQPDCAYFGMKDAQQVAVIEQMAVDLNIPVTIIPCPTVRESDGLAMSSRNVYLTEDERRQAVVLSQALDAAERMIRDKRDGLTADELREAVIATILTAPLAEIDYAEVLSYPALEPLQAVSDAERIIVALAVKFGRTRLIDNRLFHIVK
- the panB gene encoding 3-methyl-2-oxobutanoate hydroxymethyltransferase, coding for METRKPITTARLQKMKQDRVPISMITAYDYPSAILAEQAGIDVILVGDSLGNVVLGYDSTVPVTLTDMIYHAKAVTRAVQTTFVVTDLPFMTYHGSIDETLKNAARLMQEGLSKAVKMEGGAEIVPAVKALVQAGIPVMGHIGLTPQSIHQIGGYKIQGKTPAAAQKLLDDAKALEEAGAFGIVLELVTDQLAAHVTEQLSIPTIGIGAGAACDGQVLVFHDILGYGGVPHPKRFVKQYASIGDSIRSGIRQYVDEVKERRFPAPEHSFRMEEEFAASLYGSASSSKR